In Actinoplanes octamycinicus, the genomic window CCGGCCGGTGAGCAACCTGCGGTTCACCCAGTCGTACCCGCAGGCGCTGGCCCCCGGCGGGGTGCTCGGGATCGGCGCCGAGTCGGTGCTGCTGCCCAGCTCCTGGGACGACGCGCGCTATGCCGCGCCGGCCCTGCACCTGGCGTCCTGGAAGATCACCGGCAACGCATCTGGATAGATCCATTAGCTTATCGGCGATCGTCGTTGCAGGCCGGGATCATGATTTTGTGACCTACTTGGCATCCCCGGCCCGCAAACTGTCGGACCTTGGGCGTAACGTGTGCTCCACATCACCGTCGCGCGAGGACGGCTGACGGCGGCCATCCGTGTGTCCGCTTCCGGTCGGCCTCGCGTACCTGACGCGGCACCGGCAGGGAGATGGCATGACGACGACGGCATCGAGGCCGGGCGCGGAGGGTTCCCGCGCGGCGATCTCGGCGCGGACACTGCGGACCGATCGGTGGTGGCTGGCGCCGCTGATCACCTTTCTCGGGCTCACCGCCTGGGTGACCTACGCGACGGTCCGGGTGTTCATGCACAAGTGGTTCTACGTCGACGACTATCACTACTTGACGCCGTTCTACTCACCGTGCCTGACCGACCGGTGCGGCGACGCGGCCGAGTTCGGCACTCCCCTGCCGAGCTTCTGGCTGATCCCGGAGGCGGCCTTCACCCTGCCGTTCCTGCTGCTCTTCCGGCTGACCTGCTACTACTACCGGAAGGCGTACTACCGCTCGTTCTGGCTGTCCCCGCCGGCCTGCGCCGTACCGGACAACCACAAGAGCTACTCCGGCGAGACCCGCTTCCCGCTGATCTTCCAGAACGCCCACCGGTACGCGTTCTACGCGGCCTTCCTGATCTCCGTGATCAACACCTGGGACGCGATCCGCGCCCAGACCACCGGCCTGGGCCTGGGCAACCTGATCCTCTGGATCAACGTGATCATGCTGTGGGCCTACACGGTGTCCTGCCACTCCTGCCGGCACATCATCGGTGGCCGGCTCAAGCACTTCTCCCGGCATCCGGTGCGATACCGGCTGTGGACCGTGGTGTCCAGGTTGAACACCCGGCACATGCAGCTCGCCTGGATCACTCTCGGGACTCTCGCGGTGACCGATTTCTACATCATGGCGGTCAGCGCGAAGTGGATCTCCGACCTGCGGATCATCGGTTAGGGGCAGGACCATGACGACCACCGAACGCCATCTGTACGACGTCGTGGTGATCGGCGCCGGCGGTGCCGGGCTGCGTGCCGCGATCGAGGCCCGGCTGGCCGGCAAGAAGACCGCGATCATCTCCAAGTCGCTGTTCGGCAAGGCGCACACGGTGATGGCCGAGGGCGGCGCCGCGGCCGCGATGGGGAACGTGAACTCCCGGGACAACTGGATGGTCCACTTCCGGGACACCATGCGCGGCGGCAAGTTCCTGAACAACTTCCGGATGGCCGAGCTGCACGCCAAGGAGGCGCCGGAGCGGATCTGGGAGCTGGAGACGTACGGCGCGCTCTTCGACCGGACCAAGGACGGCAAGATCTCGCAGCGCAACTTCGGCGGGCACGAGTACCCACGGCTGGCGCACGTCGGCGACCGGACCGGGCTGGAGCTGATCCGTACCCTGCAGCAGAAGATCGTCTCGCTGCAGCAGGAGGACTTCGCCGAGACCGGCAGCTACGAGTCGCGGATCCGGGTCTTCCAGGAGACCACGATCACCGAGCTGCTGCTCGACGGCGACCGGGTGGCCGGCGCGTTCGGCTACTACCGGGAGTCCGGCGAGTTCCTCGTCTTCGAGGCGCCCGCGGTGGTGCTCGCCACCGGCGGCGTCGGCCGCAGCTACAAGGTCACCTCGAACTCGTGGGAGTACACCGGCGACGGCCACGCGCTCGCCCTGCGCTCCGGCGCCACGCTGATCAACATGGAGTTCCTCCAGTTCCACCCGACCGGCATGGTTTGGCCGCCGAGCGTGAAAGGCATCCTGGTCACCGAGTCGGTCCGGGGCGACGGCGGCGTGCTGCGGAACTCGGAGCAGAAACGCTTCATGTTCGACTACGTCCCCGACGTCTTCCGCAAGCAGTACGCGGAGACCGAGGAGGAGGCGGACCGGTGGTACACCGACCCGGACAACAACCGCCGCCCACCCGAGCTGCTGCCCCGCGACGAGGTGGCCCGGGCGATCAACAGCGAGGTCAAGGCGGGCCGCGGCAGCCCGGCCGGCGGCGTCTTCCTGGACGTCTCCACCCGGCTGCCGGCCGAGCAGATCATCAAGCGGCTGCCGTCGATGCACCACCAGTTCAAGGAGCTGGCCGACGTCGACATCACCAAGGAGCCGATGGAGGTCGGCCCGACCTGCCACTACGTGATGGGCGGGGTCGAGGTCGACCCGGACACCGGCGCCGCGTTCGGCACGGTGCAGGGCCTGTTCGCGGCCGGCGAGGTGTCCGGCGGCATGCACGGCTCCAACCGGCTGGGCGGCAACTCGCTCTCCGACCTGCTGGTCTTCGGCAAACGGGCCGGTGAGCACGCCGCCGCCTACGTCGACACGCTGCCCAAACGGCCCAAGGTCAGCCGGGTCGACCTGGCCGCGGCGACCGAGGTGGCGCTCGCCCCGCTGGTCCGCACCGAGGGCGAGAACCCGTACACGTTGCAGCAGGACCTGCAGGCGGTGATGGGCGACCTGGTCGGCATCATCCGCCGGGAGGGCGAGCTCAGCGACGCCCTGAAAAAGCTGCACGAGCTCCGGGTCCGGGTGGCGAACGTCGCGGTCGGCGGCGGCCGGCGCTACAACCCCGGCTGGCACCTGGCCCTCGACCTGCGCAACATGCTGATCGTCTCGGAGTGCACGGCGAAAGCCGCGCTGGAGCGTGAGGAGTCGCGCGGCGGGCACACCCGGGAGGACTTCCCGCGGATGAGCCCGGAGTGGCGGCGGATCAACCTGGTCTGCTCGCTCGACGAGGCCGGTGAGGTGCACCTGGAGCGCAAGCCGGTGCCCACCATCCGCCCCGAGCTGCTCGCCCTCTTCGAGCACAGTGAGCTGGCCAAATACCTGACCACCGAGGAATTGACAGGGCTGGGGGAAGAGTGAAACGCCACTTCCGTGTCTGGCGGGGCGACTCGTCCGGCGGCGACCTGGAGGACTTCGACGTCGAGGTGAACGACGGCGAGGTGGTGCTCGACATCATCCACCGGTTGCAGGCCACCCAGGTGCCCGACCTGGCCTGCCGGTGGAACTGCAAGGCCGGCAAGTGCGGCTCCTGCTCGATGGAGATCAACGGCATGCCGCGGCTGGGCTGCATGACCCGGATGTCCACCTTCACCGCCGACGAGACGATCACGGTCACCCCGCTGCGCACCTTCCCGGTGATCCGTGACCTGGTCACCGACGTCTCCTTCAACTACGAGAAGGCGCGACAGACCCCGGCCTTCGCCCCGCCGGCCGGCGTCGCTCCCGGGCAGTACCGGATGCAGCAGGTCGACGTGGAGCGCAGCCAGGAGTTCCGCAAGTGCATCGAGTGCTACCTCTGCCAGAACACCTGCCACGTGGTCCGCGACCACGAGGAGAACAAGGAGGCGTTCTCCGGCCCGCGCTTCTTCATCCGCGCCGCCGAGCTG contains:
- a CDS encoding fumarate reductase/succinate dehydrogenase flavoprotein subunit, with the translated sequence MTTTERHLYDVVVIGAGGAGLRAAIEARLAGKKTAIISKSLFGKAHTVMAEGGAAAAMGNVNSRDNWMVHFRDTMRGGKFLNNFRMAELHAKEAPERIWELETYGALFDRTKDGKISQRNFGGHEYPRLAHVGDRTGLELIRTLQQKIVSLQQEDFAETGSYESRIRVFQETTITELLLDGDRVAGAFGYYRESGEFLVFEAPAVVLATGGVGRSYKVTSNSWEYTGDGHALALRSGATLINMEFLQFHPTGMVWPPSVKGILVTESVRGDGGVLRNSEQKRFMFDYVPDVFRKQYAETEEEADRWYTDPDNNRRPPELLPRDEVARAINSEVKAGRGSPAGGVFLDVSTRLPAEQIIKRLPSMHHQFKELADVDITKEPMEVGPTCHYVMGGVEVDPDTGAAFGTVQGLFAAGEVSGGMHGSNRLGGNSLSDLLVFGKRAGEHAAAYVDTLPKRPKVSRVDLAAATEVALAPLVRTEGENPYTLQQDLQAVMGDLVGIIRREGELSDALKKLHELRVRVANVAVGGGRRYNPGWHLALDLRNMLIVSECTAKAALEREESRGGHTREDFPRMSPEWRRINLVCSLDEAGEVHLERKPVPTIRPELLALFEHSELAKYLTTEELTGLGEE
- a CDS encoding succinate dehydrogenase/fumarate reductase iron-sulfur subunit produces the protein MKRHFRVWRGDSSGGDLEDFDVEVNDGEVVLDIIHRLQATQVPDLACRWNCKAGKCGSCSMEINGMPRLGCMTRMSTFTADETITVTPLRTFPVIRDLVTDVSFNYEKARQTPAFAPPAGVAPGQYRMQQVDVERSQEFRKCIECYLCQNTCHVVRDHEENKEAFSGPRFFIRAAELDMHPLDARTDRKQHAQQSQGLGYCNITKCCTEVCPEHIKITDNAIIPMKERVVDRRYDPLVRLGRKIFRRDQLESAQPETMAPSTSEGVSGVGAGMTYTSARLPEGPPVGPDGRLDIAELAAPLQGGLSPFGEDIEFPLPPEQVSYHHPDADPSVPPADSPAAGGGHS